The following proteins are co-located in the Candidatus Poribacteria bacterium genome:
- a CDS encoding D-2-hydroxyacid dehydrogenase has translation MDNTKVLIGSRQESEIEAMLSDVPPGVEVRFLPHGESLRDHIADVHILFGHLSEDAMQEAMALRWVHQPHAGVEGFMYPAFKASEVILTNCRGLYGTQIAEHAFALLLSITRRIPDQLEFMKTKHWERVSCVELAGMTMGILGLGGIGRAIAARAQAFEFNVIAADVEPIDKPDLVSELYSLEGLMAFLAKSNIVMVCCPSTPETHKLLSDAQFNQMPDASYLVNVSRGKIIDETALLTALQNGKLAGAGLDVTYTEPCPPESPLWEQQNVILTSHSAGSSQHIRRRAMQLFIDNLHRYVKGEPLINVVDKQKGY, from the coding sequence CGGATGTTCCCCCAGGGGTTGAAGTTCGCTTTTTACCACACGGTGAATCCTTGCGTGACCACATCGCTGATGTTCATATTTTATTTGGACACCTTAGCGAGGATGCGATGCAAGAAGCAATGGCATTGCGTTGGGTGCACCAACCCCATGCAGGGGTTGAAGGATTTATGTATCCCGCATTCAAAGCGAGCGAGGTCATACTCACCAACTGTCGAGGCTTGTATGGCACACAAATCGCCGAGCACGCCTTTGCCTTGCTTTTATCCATAACGCGTCGGATTCCCGATCAATTGGAATTTATGAAGACGAAGCATTGGGAACGCGTTTCGTGTGTTGAACTAGCAGGCATGACGATGGGGATTCTCGGACTCGGTGGCATCGGACGGGCGATCGCCGCACGCGCACAGGCGTTTGAATTTAATGTTATTGCGGCTGATGTAGAACCGATTGATAAACCCGATCTCGTCTCAGAACTTTACAGTTTAGAGGGATTGATGGCGTTCTTGGCGAAATCGAACATTGTCATGGTGTGTTGTCCAAGTACCCCCGAAACGCATAAACTCCTATCGGATGCGCAATTTAATCAGATGCCCGATGCGAGTTACCTCGTAAATGTCAGTCGTGGCAAGATTATTGACGAAACCGCATTGCTAACCGCACTTCAGAACGGGAAATTAGCTGGGGCAGGACTGGATGTAACGTATACGGAACCCTGTCCACCGGAAAGCCCGTTGTGGGAGCAACAGAACGTGATTCTGACCTCACACAGTGCGGGGTCCTCGCAGCACATCCGGAGACGTGCCATGCAACTTTTTATAGACAATCTACACCGTTACGTGAAAGGTGAGCCTTTAATCAACGTCGTTGACAAGCAGAAGGGATATTAA
- a CDS encoding Gfo/Idh/MocA family oxidoreductase has product MSQKTYRAAAIGHTGAGNFGHGLHTPYKNIENVEFIAVSDPNEEGREKAAAEAGALRSYADYRDMLEKEDLDIVSVCPRWTSDHVAMITACLEAGCSVYSEKPMTSTLADGDIIVETAKAHGLKVAVAHQAVYLPATHAIKKMLDDGKIGTIQAIHASGKQDHRGGGEDMIVLGTHTFNMMRFFVGDVAWMQSHVTTNGKEVASGGDHEPTEPVGPVAGDCINSYFAFKSGVSGFFESRRDQAGSGRYGMEIVGSEGIFSLRGDVANRLMVYPYPVLLPSNPGQEWEAIDLDQTPFSSGNELAIRDLIDAIENDRKPISAAEDAVAALEMILGAYESQLSGQRVSFPVANREHPLSR; this is encoded by the coding sequence ATGAGCCAGAAAACGTATCGTGCCGCAGCAATCGGGCATACAGGTGCCGGCAACTTTGGGCATGGACTCCACACCCCATATAAAAATATAGAGAACGTTGAATTTATCGCTGTTTCGGATCCGAACGAAGAGGGTCGGGAAAAGGCAGCCGCGGAGGCAGGTGCCTTGCGAAGTTACGCCGATTATCGGGATATGCTTGAGAAAGAGGATCTTGATATTGTGAGCGTCTGTCCCCGTTGGACCTCAGATCACGTTGCTATGATAACTGCGTGTCTTGAAGCAGGCTGCAGCGTCTACAGTGAGAAGCCGATGACGAGTACACTCGCCGATGGTGATATAATCGTTGAAACAGCAAAAGCACACGGATTAAAGGTTGCTGTGGCGCACCAAGCGGTCTATCTACCGGCAACACATGCGATTAAAAAGATGCTCGACGACGGGAAAATCGGCACAATCCAAGCCATCCACGCTAGCGGTAAACAGGATCATCGCGGGGGTGGTGAGGATATGATTGTTCTCGGCACCCACACGTTTAATATGATGCGTTTCTTCGTCGGTGATGTCGCGTGGATGCAGTCCCACGTTACCACAAACGGAAAAGAAGTGGCGTCTGGTGGCGACCACGAACCGACGGAACCTGTTGGACCCGTCGCGGGTGATTGCATCAACAGTTACTTCGCTTTCAAAAGCGGTGTCTCTGGCTTTTTTGAATCCCGGAGAGATCAGGCTGGCTCCGGCAGATACGGCATGGAGATTGTCGGTAGCGAAGGCATTTTCTCGCTCCGTGGTGATGTTGCAAACCGACTCATGGTCTATCCATATCCGGTACTGCTCCCTTCAAATCCGGGTCAGGAGTGGGAGGCAATCGACTTGGACCAGACACCTTTCTCCAGTGGAAATGAACTCGCCATTCGTGATCTGATTGATGCGATTGAGAACGACCGGAAACCGATATCTGCAGCCGAAGACGCCGTCGCCGCCTTGGAAATGATCCTCGGTGCCTACGAATCTCAACTGTCAGGACAGCGGGTCTCCTTCCCAGTCGCAAACCGTGAGCATCCTTTGAGCAGATAA